In Apium graveolens cultivar Ventura chromosome 10, ASM990537v1, whole genome shotgun sequence, the following are encoded in one genomic region:
- the LOC141693782 gene encoding ent-copalyl diphosphate synthase 5-like, translating into MRERSLLLSYYLAVSSLFEPEFSNQRIAWAKTAALVETVRSYFANIEKSCELRKAFIHDFNNTSENSIYANHGRYSVGKKLLGTLVEALKQLMLDVENALGKDIYPQLHQAVLWVGEDMML; encoded by the exons ATGAGGGAAAGAAGCCTTTTGTTGTCATATTATTTGGCAGTGTCAAGTTTATTTGAGCCGGAATTTTCAAACCAGAGAATTGCCTGGGCTAAAACAGCAGCTCTAGTTGAGACAGTTAGATCATACTTTGCTAACATTGAGAAGTCGTGCGAGCTAAGGAAAGCCTTTATTCATGACTTCAACAACACTTCTGAAAATTctatatatgccaatcatggaag GTATTCGGTAGGTAAGAAGCTCCTTGGGACACTAGTAGAAGCCTTAAAGCAGCTCATGCTGGATGTAGAGAATGCACTAGGAAAAGACATCTACCCCCAACTCCATCAGGCA GTTCTCTGGGTAGGTGAGGATATGATGTTATGA
- the LOC141692595 gene encoding uncharacterized protein LOC141692595, whose product MCLSFLSSLDAKPLNPTPSHNHPNTYIEPPRTIFLPFFLALLALPFLSQVIIYMEATYNSNSFDDDWIPVRATYENLYKWPESDAEFVRSVSCNGRGTTDTDSSTRPFMRSFSTNGRLDGASQPRVVDSMSCRQIYLRSYTFSRKESMPQKARRCACRIKRSVSVRGRDRKKVSRGSSHGGVVVIRRAKEISCAAMNGVFRRLLSCTTKVDVKRKKEGVFLLSQRVLRFDSLAIIWQHHIAAFLSELPTKTCTKGQNLTQNS is encoded by the exons ATGTGCCTTTCTTTTTTATCCTCACTTGATGCCAAACCATTGAATCCTACTCCTTCCCACAACCATCCAAACACATATATTGAACCTCCTCGTACAATTTTTCTCCCATTTTTTCTTGCATTGTTAGCTCTCCCCTTTCTCTCACAAGTTATAATTTATATGGAAGCAACATACAATTCAAATAGTTTTGATGATGACTGGATTCCGGTCCGTGCTACGTACGAAAATTTGTACAAGTGGCCTGAATCTGACGCGGAATTCGTAAGGTCGGTCAGTTGTAATGGCCGTGGGACAACGGATACTGATTCGTCTACAAGGCCATTTATGAGGTCATTTTCAACAAATGGTCGTTTGGATGGAGCAAGCCAGCCGAGGGTTGTGGATAGCATGTCATGCAGGCAAATTTACTTGAGAAGCTACACATTTTCGAGAAAAGAAAGTATGCCTCAAAAGGCAAGGAGATGTGCTTGTCGGATTAAAAGAAGTGTGTCTGTGCGTGGACGAGACAGGAAGAAGGTCTCCCGTGGTTCGTCTCACGGCGGTGTTGTGGTAATTAGAAGGGCTAAGGAGATTTCGTGTGCGGCAATGAACGGGGTTTTCCGGCGGTTGTTGTCTTGCACCACCAAAGTTGACGTT AAGAGGAAGAAAGAGGGAGTGTTTTTGCTTAGTCAAAGGGTTTTAAGGTTTGATTCTCTTGCAATAATATGGCAGCATCACATAGCTGCATTCCTGTCCGAGCTACCTACGAAAACTTGTACAAAGGGCCAGAATCTGACGCAAAATTCTTAA